In Belonocnema kinseyi isolate 2016_QV_RU_SX_M_011 chromosome 4, B_treatae_v1, whole genome shotgun sequence, a single window of DNA contains:
- the LOC117170760 gene encoding uncharacterized protein F54H12.2-like yields the protein MSFHHSHSCECWKPEVDPFSLPSTQTSIESSQWIHYKPVSSLTDDAPIEFVVPGYCDEYLDLAYTMLSLRVKSVTPERVATNTVHLDNVGPVNNFMHSLFNQVDVYVNQNVVSSPSNSYAYRSYVDI from the coding sequence ATGTCGTTTCATCATTCTCATTCCTGTGAGTGTTGGAAGCCAGAGGTAGATCCTTTTTCACTGCCTTCAACACAGACCTCTATAGAAAGCTCGCAATGGATTCATTATAAACCTGTTTCTTCACTCACCGATGACGCCCCTATAGAGTTTGTTGTTCCTGGCTACTGTGATGAATACCTTGACCTAGCATATACTATGCTCAGTCTTCGAGTAAAGTCAGTAACTCCTGAAAGAGTAGCTACCAATACAGTCCATCTAGATAATGTAGGACCAGTAAACAATTTCATGCATTCGCTGTTCAATCAGGTGGACGTATATGTTAATCAAAATGTAGTATCATCTCCTAGTAACTCTTATGCATATCGATCATACGTCGACATTTAA